The Deltaproteobacteria bacterium sequence TTTCAAACTCTGCCGACTCCGCTGCAGCCTCGAGAATTGCCTGCTGGATGTCTCTGGGGAAACTGTCCCACTCCTTCTTGTTCCAGTAGATAATAAGAGGATCCACTAGATAATTCCAGAAGGTGGCGTAGTGATGATATTGGAAGATCTGTACCGGGATCAGCACGCCTACCGGGTTTTCCTGGCCATCCACTACCCCTTGCTGAAAAGCGGTTACCGCATCACCCCAGTTCATGTTGACCGGGTCAGCACCCAACTGCCTGAAGGTATCTATGAAAATCGGACTTCCCACAACTCTTATTCGCAAACCCTTCAAATCACCGGGTACCAGGATGGGCCTTTTGCTGTTGGTCACCTGCCGGAAACCATTTTCAGCCCAGGCAAGCCCTTTGAGTCCCTTCTTCTCCAGAGCAGCAAACACGAGCTTTCCGGTTTGGCCATATTCCATCTTGTCCAGGTTCTCAAAGGTATTGATAAAAAACGGCAGGTGAAAAATGTTTGCCTCTGGAATGACTGGCGAGATGTTAATGGTCGACTCGTAGGCGCAGTCGATAACTCCCTTGGCCACCATCTGCGCTGCCTTCAGTTGCGCTCCCTTTAGCAGGGCGCTGCTGTAATAAGGTTTGATATTGATCTGCCCTTTGGTCTTCTCTTTGACGAGCTCCGCAAACTTGGTAGCTCCCATGCCCCAGTAGAATGAAGAAGGCACGTTTAGAGTAAGCTTGTACTCCTTCTTGTAGTTCCCGGCTGTGCTCTGAGAAGAAACCCCGAATATCACAGCCAGGGCCACAACCAACACTGCCCCAAGCTGAATCGTCTTGAACCTGTTGTTCGCCATGGCTTCTCTCCTTTCTCCACCAGCATCGAGCCCTACCCGAGCCGGTGGCAGACGCCCTGCTCAGCCCTGTGCGGCATCGCCTGCTCTGTAGGGTTTTCCTGTGGATCGATCCTATCAAAGCTCGAGGTGTTCCGCAAGGGAAGCCTTGGCAGTATTGTAGCACTGCTGGTCTGCTGACATCTTTTCTTT is a genomic window containing:
- a CDS encoding DctP family TRAP transporter solute-binding subunit → MANNRFKTIQLGAVLVVALAVIFGVSSQSTAGNYKKEYKLTLNVPSSFYWGMGATKFAELVKEKTKGQINIKPYYSSALLKGAQLKAAQMVAKGVIDCAYESTINISPVIPEANIFHLPFFINTFENLDKMEYGQTGKLVFAALEKKGLKGLAWAENGFRQVTNSKRPILVPGDLKGLRIRVVGSPIFIDTFRQLGADPVNMNWGDAVTAFQQGVVDGQENPVGVLIPVQIFQYHHYATFWNYLVDPLIIYWNKKEWDSFPRDIQQAILEAAAESAEFEKALCRAGLDGQKSLGILQKTFHYSMKVPEPVKFLESKGMKVSFLDEQQRQLFIAATRPIYDKWVPRIGKNLYEAAKLDMSR